In Polyodon spathula isolate WHYD16114869_AA chromosome 11, ASM1765450v1, whole genome shotgun sequence, one genomic interval encodes:
- the LOC121322878 gene encoding bromodomain adjacent to zinc finger domain protein 2B-like isoform X7 yields the protein MESGERLASPPSASSSVPSASSTATATAPSKGSLSTGATALSATLTTCGHLFRASGDQPFTLSAVSSAFPMVNHPAFGLYTTSSGRSEFGGLGTLGASAALATHPQLGPFPEWWRTSDAHACAGATFFPPLLRIPPLFAAPVQNADSSSFQSRTASKNGRGAQKGMNGAVNGSSNTLPSGVNTSAMAVTVLGSSGQTKVANSSGRGRKCNQEQTNSQLQDKAADKPKDKKLRKKLDDSSSNSDSESGSSSDTSSEGVSSSDSEDDDDDDDEEDDDDQSNEESEDDDSNSESEARVKDKTKVLMQNVKEAKKDGQKAVEDKEPQDKTTNQQRHFASDPETRKQPQVLSQQLPLVFQSSEAKDEMGKKHLSVIHSTGLAASTKPLALVTQARKESFPKPHFSSLEILNTGNKNTTEEPGSQINDLRLKQSFYLQEQFKLAFPVQLKKQQELYKNQKKVASALSSPKPTTDSPASQKLTPANRNHSNIFLSNTLLGHHQPNGVIQSAIQDSPLALTTKPRSQPKSNDKPVLNSSSASFPSPVNLCTSGKNHSSNQMMPTRPSTSPALSRVSGKDKAIGAMVTPVGKAPSHLVQSLLDQFRGAESDIPSSKDSDDSIEDEDDEDDDEDDDDEDEEDEEDSDDSQSESVSNFDSDSDGSEDDEKDHEEIETDTEGEKTPLKLNKTAPSPTNCTPLNLQVIKTPNSAPSALLTVPGSPAYHSTPSSSYTHSTSPGSAKRRRVTDERELQIPLEYGWQREARIREIGGRLQGEVAYYAPCGKKLRQYPEVMKYLTRNGITDITRDNFSFSAKIRVGDFYEARDGPQGMQWSLLNKEEVIPRIRAMEGRRGRPPNPDRMRSGDGSRMRRRKGRPPNVGASEILSNTDAKLIRRLEAQEIARQAAQIKLMRKLEKQALARAAKEARKQQAIMAAEEKRKQKEQIKIFKQQEKIKRIQQIRLEKELRAQQILEAKRKKKEEAANAKISEAEKRTKEKEMRRQQAILLKHQERERRRQHMMLLKAVDARKKAEEKERLKQEKKDEKRLNKERKLELRRLELEIAKELKKPNEDMCLADHKPLPELNRIPGLVLNGSTFSDCLMVVQFLRTFGKVLGFDISVDVPHLSVLQEGLLNVGDSMGEVQDLLVRLLSAVVCDPGLPPGCRAKTALGDHLTNIGINRDNVSEILQIYMEAHCGQTELTESLETKAFQAHTPMQKASILAFLVNELACSKSVVSEIDKNIDHMSNLRRDKWIVEGKLRKLRIIHAKKTGKRDTSGCADGGEEQQALGTPTAGRKRKQKGGDSDDDDDDDDDDDSDEQGDEEEDEEDDGKKGKKVEACEDEDDGYQTTSVEELEKQIEKLTKQQSQFRRKLFESSHSLRSMMFGQDRYKRRYWVLPQCGGVFVEALESGEGQEELAKERERLKNAEMIQVKEEPPEVPEEKPLDIISLNIGGAESREKGKQKDNPNLFLQKPGSFSKLSKLLEVAKMSPELDTLNQKPNGSQASIPTMIPSPSHTISQSALSPQPAVSQGCSDSKPDSTLNLFNPHLNSPGKFYSSPLLPNDQLLRVLTEKSGQWFSLLPRTPCDDTSVTHPTMPTTSSPKSSTMRSKSPSPSPAPILVSGSPQHPVGLNPFAFSALQMKPGLHLMGLPFCGWPSGMLSPNLPFTSSPLPHALNSGFGVTEGNHNPFLAASVSTSKSESPVPQNEKPPSAPSPAIEVAKPVDYPCPRPIPEEMQTGWWRVTDAEELRTLVKVLHLRGIREKALQKQIQKHMDYISQACSKNRDVAIMEISNNEENQVTQETLESWCVEEQAMDMDIAILQQVEELERRVASASLQVKGWIYPEPHSEREDLVYYEHKPLTKLKPEEDNVGEKQDCSDSSIVRHINNPLDIAVTRLAELERNIERRYLKSPLSTTIQIKLDNVGTVTVPAPAPSNSGDGDGGEEDIAPGLKVWRKALSEVRSAAQVALCIQQLQKSIAWEKSIMKVYCQICRKGDNEELLLLCDGCDKGCHTYCHRPKITTIPEGDWFCPACIAKASGQSPRSKKLQNRGVRKGNDVKCSKKLSVAGDVSEDDAASTSSTPKKGGKEPKKRKGDENTSLNQTKQESSSCVKKAKTARDNAKDLALCSLILSELETHEDAWPFLLPVNLKLVSGYKKVIKKPMAFATIREKLDSCQYQNLEAFVVDVRLVFDNCETFNEDDSDIGRAGHNMRRFFEIRWTELFQTS from the exons ATGGAGTCTGGAGAGCGGCTGGCCTCCCCACCATCAGCCTCCTCCTCTGTGCCCTCTGCCTCCTCGACAGCCACAGCAACAGCCCCCTCCAAAGGCAGTCTATCCACAGGGGCCACTGCACTGAGCGCCACACTCACCACCTGCG GGCATTTGTTCCGGGCATCCGGGGATCAGCCATTCACCTTGTCCGCTGTATCAAGTGCCTTCCCAATGGTCAATCACCCAGCCTTCGGTCTCTACACTACAAGCTCAGGGCGTTCAGAGTTTGGAGGCCTGGGAACACTTGGTGCATCTGCAGCCTTAGCGACACATCCTCAGCTCGGGCCTTTTCCAG AATGGTGGCGAACATCAGATGCCCACGCTTGTGCTGGTGCAACTTTCTTCCCACCTCTTCTGAGAATTCCTCCTCTCTTTGCTGCGCCAGTTCAGAATGCGGATTCCAGTTCATTCCAATCCCGGACAGCAAGTAAGAATGGCCGAGGAGCACAGAAAG GAATGAATGGTGCCGTAAATGGGAGCAGCAATACACTGCCATCTGGAGTGAACACATCTGCAATGGCTGTCACAGTATTAGGGTCATCAGGGCAAACAAAAGTAGCAAACTCTAGTGGAAGAGGTCGGAAATGTAATCAAGAGCAAACTAATAGTCAGCTTCAGGACAAAGCTGCTGACAAACCTAAAGACAAG AAACTCAGAAAGAAGCTGGACGACAGCTCCAGTAACAGCGATAGTGAGTCTGGCTCATCATCGGATACCTCTAGTGAAGGTGTAAGTAGCAGTGACTCTGAAGACGATGATGATGACGACGATGAAGAGGATGATGATGATCAAAGCAATGAAGAAAGTGAGGATGATGACTCTAACTCTGAAAGTGAAGCAAGAGTGAAAGACAAGACAAAG GTGTTGATGCAAAATGTGAAAGAAGCCAAAAAGGATGGCCAAAAGGCAGTTGAAGATAAGGAACCCCAGGATAAAACGACAAACCAACAGCGACATTTTGCTTCTGATCCCGAGACTCGGAAGCAGCCCCAGGTTTTGTCACAGCAACTCCCCCTTGTTTTCCAAAGCTCAGAGGCCAAGGATGAGATGGGAAAGAAGCACCTGAGTGTCATTCATTCCACAGGGCTTGCAGCCAGTACAAAACCCTTGGCTTTGGTCACTCAAGCAAGAAAGGAGTCCTTTCCTAAACCACATTTTTCTTCATTGGAAATTCTCAATACGgggaataaaaatacaacagagGAGCCTGGCTCACAGATTAATGATTTGAGATTGAAGCAG TCTTTCTACTTGCAGGAACAGTTCAAACTGGCATTTCCAGTGCAACTGAAGAAACAACAAGAATTGTATAAGAACCAGAAGAAAGTAGCTTCAGCTTTGTCCAGTCCTAAACCCACCACAGATTCCCCAGCCAGTCAGAAGCTGACCCCTGCTAACAGAAACCATTCAAATATCTTCCTCTCTAATACACTTTTGGGGCATCATCAGCCCAACGGGGTGATCCAGAGTGCTATCCAGGACTCCCCCTTAGCACTTACCACCAAACCCCGAAGTCAGCCAAAATCCAACGACAAGCCGGTTCTAAATTCCAGCAGCGCATCCTTTCCATCACCAGTAAACTTGTGTACAAGTGGAAAAAATCATTCCAGCAATCAGATGATGCCAACCAGGCCATCTACCTCTCCTGCTTTATCCAGGGTGTCCGGGAAAGATAAGGCAATCGGTGCTATGGTAACTCCTGTAGGAAAAGCCCCGTCTCACCTAGTGCAGTCTTTGCTGGATCAGTTCCGGGGGGCAGAGTCGGACATTCCCAGCAGCAAGGACTCTGATGATTCCATTGAGGACGAGGATGATGAAGACGATGACGAGGATGACGATGACGAAGATGAGGAGGACGAGGAAGATTCTGATGATAGCCAGTCAG AGTCTGTAAGCAATTTTGATTCCGACTCGGATGGTTCAGAGGATGATGAAAAGGACCATGAGGAGATAGAAACAGATACTGAAGGAGAGAAAACTcctttaaaactaaacaaaacagctcCTTCACCTACCAACTGTACACCTCTGAACCTTCAAGTAATAAAGACCCCGAACTCTGCTCCTTCTGCCTTACTGACTGTGCCAGGGTCACCAGCCTATCACAGCACTCCGTCATCTTCGTACACTCACTCCACATCACCAG gctCTGCTAAAAGGAGGAGGGTAACTGATGAACGGGAGCTACAAATTCCTCTAGAATATGG ATGGCAGAGAGAGGCAAGGATAAGAGAAATTGGTGGTCGTCTGCAAGGGGAGGTAGCATATTATGCCCCATGTGGAAAGAAACTGCGACAGTACCCTGAAGTAATGAAG tACCTTACCAGAAATGGAATAACAGACATCACACGAGATAATTTTAGCTTCAGTGCAAAAATAAGGGTTGGGGACTTCTATGAAGCCAGAGATGGACCTCAG GGTATGCAGTGGAGCTTGTTGAACAAGGAGGAGGTTATCCCTCGTATACGAGCTATGGAGGGGCGAAGAGGGCGCCCCCCAAACCCAGATCGAATGCGTTCCGGTGACGGATCTAGAATGAGGCGCAGGAAAGGACGACCTCCTAACGTTGGGGCCTCTGAGATCCTCAGCAACACTGATGCCAAACTGATCAGAAGACTAGAAGCTCAAG AAATAGCCAGGCAAGCAGCCCAGATTAAACTGATGCGAAAACTTGAAAAGCAAGCACTGGCACGTGCTGCTAAAGAAGCAAGGAAACAGCAAG caaTCATGGCAGCTGAGGAAAAGCGAAAACAGAAGGAgcaaataaagatttttaaacagCAG gAGAAGATCAAACGAATCCAGCAAATAAGACTGGAAAAAGAGCTTCGAGCTCAGCAAATTCTTGAg GCTAAAAGGAAAAAGAAGGAAGAAGCAGCAAATGCCAAAATATCGGAAGCTGAGAAACGAACAAAG gaGAAAGAAATGAGAAGGCAACAAGCTATACTTTTGAAGCACCAG gagcgagagaggagaaggCAACATATGATGCTGTTGAAAGCTGTGGATGCTAGAAAGAAAGCTGAG GAGAAAGAACGATTAAAGCAGGAAAAAAAGGATGAGAAACGTTTAAATAAGGAACGGAAATTGGAGCTGAGGAGACTGGAACTGGAGATTGCGAAGGAGCTGAAGAAGCCAAATGAGGATATGTGCTTAGCAGATCATAAG CCACTTCCAGAGCTGAATCGCATTCCCGGCCTCGTGCTGAACGGAAGCACCTTTTCAGATTGCCTGATGGTAGTGCAGTTCCTGCGTACCTTTGGGAAGGTTCTTGGCTTTGATATCAGTGTGGATGTCCCTCACCTGAGCGTGCTTCAGGAGGGGCTGCTCAATGTGGGAGACAGCATGGGAGAAGTGCAGGACCTGCTAGTGAGGCTCCTGTCAGCTGTCGTTTGTGATCCAGGACTGCCACCTGGCTGCCGC GCAAAAACTGCTCTTGGTGACCATTTGACAAACATTGGGATTAACCGGGATAATGTGTCGGAGATTCTGCAGATATACATGGAGGCACACTGTGGTCAGACAGAGCTCACTGAAAGCCTGGAGACAAAAGCTTTCCAGGCACACACTCCAATGCAGAAAGCATCAATTCTGGCTTTCCTTGTGAATGAGTTGGCATGCAGCAAGAGTGTAGTGAG tgagatTGACAAAAACATCGACCATATGTCTAATTTAAGAAGGGACAAGTGGATAGTTGAAGGCAAGCTCCGGAA GCTGAGGATTATTCATGCCAAGAAAACAGGAAAAAGGGACACAAGTGGATGTGCAGACGGGGGGGAGGAGCAGCAGGCCCTGGGCACCCCCACTGCTGGGCGCAAACGCAAGCAGAAAGGAGGGGACagtgatgacgatgatgatgatgatgatgatgatgatagtgaCGAGCAGGgggatgaggaggaggatgaagaagATGAcggaaagaaaggaaagaaagtgGAAGCTTGTGAAGATGAG GATGATGGGTACCAGACCACCAGTGTTGAGGAACTGGAAAAACAGATTGAAAAACTCACCAAG CAACAGAGCCAGTTCAGAAGGAAACTGTTTGAATCGTCTCATTCCTTGCGGTCAATGATGTTTGGTCAGGATCGATATAAGCGCAGGTACTGGGTTTTGCCCCAGTGTGGTGGAGTTTTTGTGGAGGCCCTGGAAAGTGGAGAAG GTCAAGAGGAACtggcaaaagagagagagagactgaagaaTGCAGAAATGATCCAGGTCAAGGAAGAGCCCCCTGAGGTACCAGAGGAGAAGCCTCTTGACATTATCAGTCTCAACATCGGCGGTGCAGAGAGCAGGGAGAAGGGAAAGCAGAAGGACAATCCTAATCTATTCTTGCAGAAGCCAGGCTCCTTCTCCAAACTCAGCAAACTCTTGGAAGTAGCAAAAATGTCTCCAGAGTTGGACACGTTGAACCAGAAACCAAACGGGAGCCAAGCCAGCATCCCCACAATGATCCCTTCTCCCAGTCACACTATTTCACAAAGCGCACTGAGCCCACAGCCGGCTGTTTCCCAGGGCTGCTCAGACTCCAAGCCGGACTCTACCTTGAACCTGTTTAATCCTCACCTGAACAGCCCAGGGAAGTTTTACAGTTCTCCGCTGCTTCCAAATGACCAGCTTTTAAGGGTACTGACAGAGAAAAGTGGACAGTGGTTTAGCCTTTTACCAAGGACACCTTGCGATGACACCTCTGTAACCCATCCCACCATGCCTACAACATCCTCCCCCAAGTCTTCAACAATGAGATCTAAATCTCCTTCCCCATCTCCAGCACCTATACTGGTGTCTGGATCACCACAACACCCAGTGGGGCTCAACCCCTTTGCATTTTCAGCACTTCAG ATGAAACCTGGCTTGCACCTAATGGGGCTTCCCTTTTGTGGATGGCCCTCTGGAATGCTGAGTCCAAATCTGCCCTTCACTAGTTCTCCACTACCGCATGCGCTGAATTCAGGATTCGGAGTGACAGAGGGAAATCACAATCCCTTCTTGGCAGCCAGCGTTTCCACAAGTAAAAGCGAGTCTCCTGTGCCACAAAATGAGAAGCCCCCATCTGCCCCCTCTCCAGCAATTGAAGTAGCGAAGCCTGTGGACTATCCCTGTCCAAGGCCCATTCCAGAAG AAATGCAGACTGGTTGGTGGAGAGTCACAGATGCAGAGGAACTTAGAACGTTGGTTAAAGTATTACATCTCAGAGGAATAAGGGAAAAAGCCTTGCAGAAGCAAATTCAAAAACACATGGATTACATCAGCCAAGCTTGCTCTAAGAATagagatg TTGCCATTATGGAGATAAGTAACAATGAAGAAAACCAAGTAACTCAGGAAACTTTGGAGAGCTGGTGTGTAGAAGAGCAGGCAATGGACATGGATATAGCAATTCTGCAGCAAGTGGAAGAGCTGGAAAGGAGAGTAGCTTCCGCAAGCCTGCAAGTCAAG GGGTGGATCTATCCAGAGCCTCACTCGGAGAGGGAAGATCTGGTGTACTACGAGCACAAGCCACTCACTAAGTTGAAGCCTGAAGAAGATAATGTAGGGGAAAAACAAGACTGCAGTGATAGCAGCATTGTGCGCCACATCAACAACCCCCTAGATATAGCTGTAACCAGGCTGGCTGAATTGGAGAGGAACATTGAGCGAAGGTATCTGAAGAGCCCCTTAAGTACCACCATTCAGATCAAACTGGATAATGTGGGCACAGTTACTGTCCCTGCTCCTGCACCATCCAATAGTGGTGATGGTGACGG AGGTGAAGAGGATATTGCTCCGGGCCTCAAAGTGTGGAGGAAGGCATTGAGTGAGGTGCGCAGTGCTGCTCAGGTGGCTCTCTGTATTcagcagctgcagaaatcaaTTGCCTGGGAGAAATCCATCATGAAAGTT TACTGCCAAATTTGCCGAAAGGGAGATAATGAAGAACTACTCTTGCTATGTGATGGTTGTGACAAAGGATGTCATACTTACTGTCATAGACCCAAGATAACCACAATACCTGAGGGTGACTGGTTTTGTCCTGCCTGCATTGCGAAG GCAAGTGGTCAGTCCCCAAGGAGCAAAAAGCTCCAAAACCGAGGAGTGAGAAAAGGCAATGACGTGAAATGCAGCAAGAAGCTGTCCGTGGCTGGAGATGTCTCGGAGGATGATGCTGCAAGTACAAGCAGTACTCCAAAGAAAGGGGGCAAAGAGCCCAAAAAGAGGAAAGGTGATGAAAATACATCCTTAAACCAGACCAAGCAGGAGAGCTCCTCCTGTGTGAAAAAAGCTAAAACAGCAAGAGATAACGCCAAGGATCTGGCTTTGTGCAG ccTTATCCTGTCTGAGTTGGAAACACATGAAGATGCATGGCCATTCTTGCTTCCTGTGAATTTGAAGCTTGTGTCTGGCTataaaaaagtaataaagaaaCCAATGGCCTTTGCAACCATTCGAGAGAAACTGGATAGCTGCCA GTACCAAAATCTTGAAGCATTTGTTGTGGATGTCAGACTAGTTTTTGATAACTGTGAAACTTTCAATGAAGATGATTCTGACATAGGAAGAGCTGGTCATAACATGAGAAGATTTTTTGAGATACGATGGACTGAACTTTTCCAAACAAGCTAA